The following nucleotide sequence is from Paraburkholderia flava.
GTTCCTCGCTTCCGACGATAGCCGGATGATCACCGCGCAGGACGTGATCGTCGATGGAGGCTGGGCGTGAGTGCTGCACCGGGCACGTCGCGCACGTTGCGTGCATCGCTTGCCGTCGACGCGAAGTGCGCGCTCGGCGAAGGCGCGACGTGGTGCGCGCGCAGCGGCCGCTTCTACTGGACCGACATCGAAGGCGCGCGGCTGTGGCGCTACGATCCGCGCGACGGCCGCAGCACCAGCTGGGCGATGCCCGAACGGCTCGCGACGTTTGCGCTGTGCGGCGACGAGCATCGGCTGCTGCTCGGTCTCGCATCGCGGCTCGCGTTCTTCGATCTGAACACGGGTGAAGTGCTGCAATCTATCGTCGACGTCGAGCCAGGTCTGAACACGCGTGTGAATGACGGTCGCTGTGATCGTCAGGGTCGCTTCGTGTTCGGCACGAAGGACGAAGCGTCGCCGGTGCAGGCGATCGGTGGCTTCTACCGGCTCGGTCACGACCTGTCTCTCGAACGGCTGCCGCTGCCGGCGCCTGCTATTTCGAACAGTATCGCGTTCAGCCCCGACGGCGCGACGATGTACTACTGCGATTCGCCGACCCGCGAGATCCGCACGTGCGATTACAGCGCGGATGGCCGCGTGTCGAACGATCGCGTGTTCACGCGTCTGACCGATGCGACCGGCGAGCCCGACGGTTCGACGATCGATCGCGACGGCGGCTTGTGGAACGCGCAATGGGGCGGCGCGCGCGTCGTTCGCTACGACGCAGCAGGTAACGAAACCGAACGCGTGATCGTGCCGACGACACAACCGAGCTGCGTCGCGTTCGGCGGCGCGCAACTCGGCACGCTGTACACGACGAGTGCGCGTGTCGGTCTCGACGCGGCGGCGCTCGCCGACGATCCGTTCGCGGGCGGTGTGTTCATCGCGACGCCTGCACGGCGTGGCTTGCCGGAACCGGTTTTTCTCGGGCGCCCACGTCGCTGAGTGTTTGAGTCGCTGAATCGCCGAGTTTTTGAATCTGCACGACGCAGTTCGCAGCATGCACTACAGACCTGAAGAGGCGGCGCCGTGTGCGAGCCGCCCTCAGCAGCCGTCACCGATGGCTGCGGTGTCCACGCCTCTCGATGGAGCCTGACATGACTGTCGCGAATTCTGCTTCTTCATCTGCTACGTCCGCATCGAACCGGCTGCGTCGCGCGCGGCTTGCCGCTGCGGCATCGCAACCGGTGTTGCCTGGGCCGAGCACGTCGGCGGTCGCGATCGGTGCCGGCGTGACCGGCGACGTCGCATGCGTCACGCTGGCCAACGCGCATCTGCGTCTGGACGTCGCGCCGATGCTCGGCGGCGGCATTACGCGCTTCGACTGGCGCAGCGACGGACAGCACGTGCCGATCTTCCGGCCCTGCCGTCACGTCGCCGCCGATACCGATCCGAACGAACTCGCGTGCTACCCGCTGCTGCCGTTTTCTAACCGCATCGGCGGCGGAAGCTTCAGCGTCGGCGGACGGACGATCGACGTGCCGCGCAATCGCGCCGCCGAACCGTTGCCGATTCATGGCGACGGCTGGCTCGCGAAATGGGATGTCGCCGAGGCGAGCGCCGAACGTGTGCGGCTCACGCTCGATCGCAGTGCTGGCAAACCGTACGCGTATCGCGCGCAGCAAACCTGCACGCTCGAAGGCTCGACGCTGACCATTGCGCTGGAGATCGAGAACGTCGGTCGCGACACGCTGCCGTTCGGACTCGGCGTGCATCCGTTTCTGGTCCGCGACGACGACACAGTGCTGGCTGCATCCGCCGCAGGACTATGGCTCTCCGGCGACGACTGGCTGCCGGTTCGACACGTGCCGGCGCCGCCCGCGTGGCAGTTCGGCGTCGCGTATCCGCTGCCCGGCGCGATCGTCAATCATGCGTTCACCGGCTGGAGCGGCCAGGCGACGGTCGCATGGCCGAAACGCCGCCTGTCGCTGACGGTCGCGGCGAACACCGATTACTACGTGCTGTACGCGCCGCCCGGCGAACCGTTCTTCTGCTTCGAGCCGGTCGATCATCCGATCAACGCGGCGAATCTGCCCGGCGGCGCAGCCGAGCACGGGATGACGATGCTCGCGCGCGGCGCACGGCTTGCACGCGAATTCCGCTTTACGGTTGAGCGCACCGGCTTGCGCGAGATGGCCGGCGCCCGACCGAAACGTCGCGCGTTCGCTGGAGACTGAGCGGGACTGACGGGCTCCACGGACACCGGCACGCGGCCGGGTAAAATAGAGCCCTCTTCCGTTATCGGCTCGTCGCGAGCTTGCTCATGTCCTCTTTCAACCAGACGCTCAACGACGCGTGGCAGCGCACGAATTCGCTGCTGTGCGTCGGCCTCGATCCCGACCCTGCAAAATTCCCCGGCGCATTGGCCAACCGGCCCGACGCGATTTTCGATTTCTGCCGCGCGATCGTCGATGCGACCGCACCGTACGCGTCGTCGTTCAAGCCGCAGATCGCGTACTTCGCCGCACATCGCGCGGAGGACCAGCTCGAACAGTTGATCGCCCACATCCACGTCGCGCATCCGGGTCTACCGGTGATTCTCGATGCGAAGCGCGGCGACATCGGCAGCACCGCCGAGCAGTACGCGATCGAAGCGTTCGAGCGCTATCGTGCCGACGCGGTGACCGTGAATCCGTACATGGGCTTCGATTCGATCGAGCCGTATCTCGAGCACAAGGGCAAGGGCGTGATCGTGTTGTGCCGCACGTCGAACGCGGGCGGCTCGGATCTGCAGTTTCTCGATACGGCCGGACGTCCGCTGTATCAGGTGGTCGCGCAGCTTGCCGCGCAGAAGTGGAATGCGAGCGGTGAGCTGGCGCTGGTCGTCGGTGCGACGTTTCCGAAAGAGATCGAGGTGGTGCGCGGGATCGTCGGCGATATGCCGCTGCTGATTCCCGGCATCGGTGCGCAGGGCGGCGACGTCGAAGCGACGGTGCGGGCTGGTCGCACGGCCAACGGCACCGGGATGTTGATCAACTCGTCGCGCGCGATCATCTACGCGGGCAAGGGCGACGACTTCGCGCAGGTTGCTGCGGCTGCGGCGAAGCAGACGCGCGATACGATTAACGCGTCGCGTTGATCGGCTGGCACATCGCGCGTCTTGAGTGTCTCAAGCGCGCGGTGCTGCGGGCCCTAGCCGCGCGATCAACTCGCGATGCTCGGGCCACTGATCCTGCAACGCACGCGCATCGGCGAGTTCGAACTCGCTGAATTCGAAACCCGGCGCGACCGTGCAACCAACGAGCGCAAAGCTCGCCGGATCCTCGCATTCCGCAGCGAACCACAAGCCTGCGGGCACCACTGCCTGGAACACCGTACCCGGATGCGCGAGCGCATCGCCGAGACGATGCGTGACGAGACGGCCTGCGTCGTCGAGTACGTGCACGTCGAGCGGCGAGCCCGCGTAGAAATGCCAGACCTCGTCCGAGCGGATCCGATGCCACGACGAATGCGCGCCGTCGCACAGCAGGTAGTAGATCGCCGTCGATGCTGAGCGCGGTTCAGCGGTGCCGTCGCGATGAACCGTCGCCGCAGCGCGATAAGTCTCTCGGAAGAAGCCGCCTTCCGGATGCGGCTGCAGATCGAAACGCTGGATCAGCGTCGCTTGGTCGAGGGCAGCGTTTTGCATCGGTGAGTGCTCGATGGTGGTCTGCGATGGCGCGGCGCGCGAGGCGCCGTGGACGGAACAGCGACGTGAATCAGCGCTCCTGCTCGTCGAGCAGCGCGAGTACGCCGCGCAGCGCATGCGCGGCGGCCTGTGCGCGAATCTGTTTTCGATCGCCCTTGAACACGACGGTTTCGACGGCGGTGTGCAGCCGGTTGCTCCAGCCGAACGACACCATGCCGACCGGCTTCGTTTCGGTGCCGCCGCCAGGGCCGGCGACGCCGGTGATCGACAGCGCGACCTGCGCGCGGCTGTTGCGCAGCGCGCCTTCGACCATCGCACGCGCGACCGGCTCGCTGACTGCACCGTGCCGGTCGATCATCTCGGCCGGCACGCCGATCATCTCGCTCTTCGCCTGGTTCGAATACGTGACGAAGCCGCGTTCGAACCAGCCGCTGCTGCCGGAGATGTCGGTCATCGCGGTGGCGACCATCCCGCCGGTGCAGGACTCGGCAGTAGCAAGCATCAATCGCTCGTCGCGCAGACGGTTGCCGACGCGGATGGCCAACTGGTGAACGACGGAATCGGTAGACATGCGGAAATCCGGTATCGGGTGTCGGTCAGACCGACATACGCCACAGCGCGATGACGAGCAGCGTGAAGAATGCAGCGACAAGATCGTCGAACATGATGCCAAAGCCACCTTTCAGCCGGCGATCGAAATAGCGGATCGGCGGCGGCTTCACCATGTCGAAGAAGCGGAACACGATGAACGCCCACAGCTGGCCGGTGACGGTGACCGGCGTGACCATCAGTAGAACGAGCCAGAACGCAACGATTTCATCCCACACGACCGGCGACGGATCGTCGGTGCCGAGCCGCTTCGCGGTGAAACTGGTGATGCCGATGCCGGCAAAAAAACCGACGACGATCAGCACGCCCCATTCGATCACCGTCAGATAGTGGCTGAATGCCGCGAACGATGCCCACGCGAACAGCGTGCCGATGGTGCCGGGCGCGATCGGCGACAGGCCACTGCCGAATCCGAGCGACAGGATGTGCAGCGGATGCGACAGCATGAAGCGCGAGGTCGCGCGACGCGGCGGCGGACGATCGCCAGGGCTTGGGTCTGTCGGAGCGGGACGGCCAGTCAGATCGTCGGCGGTGCCGAGCGAGGGGTCAGTCTGCATGAAAGTGGTCGAAGCCTTGCAACGTCAGGGTGAGCGGCGCGCCGTCCGCGTCGCGCCACGCGATCGCCGGAGAGGCCGCCGTTTGAAGAGCGTTTATTGTACCGATGCGCGTGACCGGCAGGCGCGCCGCGCGCGCTGCTTGTTCGATCGCTGAGCGCGCGGTGGTCGATGCAGTGAAGCACAGCTCGTAGTCGTCGCCGCCGGCGAGCGTGCAGCGTCGTTGCACGTCGAGCGGCAGGCGTCGTAGTGCATCCGAACGCGGCACCGCGTCCGCATCGATCGTCGCGCTAACCTTCGAGCGTTCGAGGATGTGCAGCAGGTCGCCCGCGAGTCCATCGGACAGATCGAGCGCCGCGTGCGCGATGCCGCGCAACGCGAGGCCCAGTTCGATGCGCGGCTCCGGACGTTCCAGCGCGCGGCGGAACATGGCCGCATCGGCTGCGTTCGATTGCCATTCGTCGCGCAACACGCCGAGTCCCGCGCGCGCATCGCCGAGCGTGCCGGAGATCCACACGTCGTCGCCGGGCTGCGCGGCGTCGCGTCTTAGTGCCTGCTGCGGCGGCACGGCACCGAACACCGTCAGACACAGGTTCAACGGTCCCGCTGTCGTATCGCCGCCGACGAGCGGGCAAGCGAAGCGCTCCGCAAGTTCGAACAGGCCGTTGCTGAATGCTTCGAGCCACGCGGCGTCCGCACGCGGCAACGAGAACGCGAGCGTGAACGCGAGCGGTCGTGCGCCCATCGCGGCGAGGTCGGACAGATTGACGGCCAGCGCCTTGTGACCGAGCGCATGCGGATCGACATCCGCAAGGAAATGGCGGCCTTCGACCAGCATGTCCGTCGAAATGGCGAGCATCTCGCCAGCCGGCGGCGCGATCAGCGCGCAGTCGTCGCCGATGCCGAGCGGTACCTCCGGCCGAGCGGGAGCCGCCGCCGCTCGGCGGGCAAAGAAGCGGTCGATCAACGAGAACTCGGACAGCATGACGGTGAGCGGTGGCCTGAAAGCGATCGGAAAATGCAGCTAAAAGTGGGCATCGTGATTTCAACGATGAGGCAGACAACGTTTTGTACCGTCTTTTCGCCAGGCTCGCCTGCGCTGTTTCGGGTGCGGCAGTTGTACCCTTTCTGAAGGGATCGGGCCTGGGATTGGCGCTACAATGCGTCGAACTTCTATTCTAATCCGCACCCTTAAGCCCGCCTTATGTCGAATCCCGCTCAGAGCAAACTTCGCGAAGCCGCACTCGATTATCACGAGTTCCCCACGCCTGGGAAAATCGCGATCGCGCCGACCAAACAGATGATCAACCAGCGCGACCTCGCGCTGGCCTACTCGCCCGGCGTTGCGTTCGCGTGCGAGGCGATCGTCGAGAATCCGCTGAATGCCGCGCGCTTCACCGCGCGCAGCAACCTCGTCGGCGTCGTGACGAACGGCACCGCGGTGCTCGGCCTCGGCAACATCGGGCCGCTCGCGTCGAAGCCGGTGATGGAAGGCAAGGCGGTGCTGTTCAAGAAGTTCGCCGGTATCGACGTGTTCGATATCGAGCTGAACGAGTCGGACCCGCACAAGCTCGTCGACGTGATCGCCGCGCTGGAGCCGACCTTCGGCGGGATCAACCTCGAAGACATCAAGGCGCCGGACTGTTTCATCGTCGAGCGCGAATGCCGCAAGCGGATGAAGATTCCGGTCTTCCACGACGACCAGCACGGTACCGCGATCGTCGTCGCCGCCGCGATCACCAACGGTCTGAAGGTGGTCGGCAAGGACATCAAGACGGTGAAACTGGTGTCGTCCGGCGCGGGCGCAGCGGCGCTGGCCTGTCTGGATCTGCTGGTCGATATCGGTCTGCCGCTCGAAAACATTACCGTCACCGACCTGGCCGGCGTGGTCTACAAGGGCCGCGTCGAACTGATGGACCCGGACAAGGAGCGCTTCGCGCGCGAAACCGATGCTCGCACGCTCGCTGAGGCGATCGGCGGCGCGGACGTTTTCCTTGGTCTGTCGGCCGGTGGCGTGCTCAAGCCGGAAATGGTCAAGGGCATGGCGGACAAGCCGCTGATCCTCGCGCTCGCGAATCCGACGCCGGAAATCCTGCCGGAAGTCGCGCTCGAAGTGCGGCCGGATGCTGTGCTGTGCACGGGCCGCACGGACTACCCGAACCAGGTGAACAACGTGCTGGTGTTCCCGTTCCTGTTCCGCGGCGCGCTCGATGCAGGCGCGACGACGGTGACGCGGGAAATGGAAATCGCCGCGGTCAACGCGATTGCCGAACTGGCGCGTCAGGAACAGAGCGACATCGTCGCGACCGCGTACGGCATTCAGGATCTGTCGTTCGGGCCGGAATATCTGATTCCGAAGCCGTTCGATCCGCGTCTGATCGTCAAGGTCGCGCCGGCGGTGGCGAAGGCGGCCATGGATTCCGGCGTCGCGACGCGGCCGATCGAAGACATGGACGCGTACGAACAGCATCTGCAGCAGTTCGTCTATCACAGCGGCACGACGATGAAGCCGATCTTCCAGCTGGCGCGTAGCGTCGAGCCGGAGAAGAAGCGCATCGTGTTCGCGGAAGGCGAAGAAGAGCGCGTGCTGCGTGCCTTGCAGATCGTCGTCGATGAAAAGCTTGCGAAGCCGATCCTGATCGGCCGTCCGGCGGTGATCGAACAGCGTATCGCGCGCTACGGTCTGCGGCTTACGGCGGGCCAGGACTACACGGTCGTCAACACCGATCACGACGAGCGTTATCGCGATTTCTGGCAGACGTATCACAAGATGATGGCGCGCAAGGGCATCAGCGAGCAGATGGCGAAGCTCGAAATGCGTCGCCGTACGACGCTGATCGGCTCGATGATGGTGAAGAAGGGCGAAGCCGACGGGATGATCTGCGGCACGATCAGCACGACGCATCGTCACCTGCACTTCGTCGATCAGGTGATCGGCAAGCGCGAAGGCTGCAGCGTGTACGCCGCGATGAACGCACTGGTGCTGCCGGGCCGGCAGATCTTCCTCGTCGATACGCACGTGAACGTCGATCCGACGCCCGAGCAGCTCGCCGAAATCACCATCATGGCTGCGGAAGAAGTGCGCCGCTTCGGCATCGAGCCGAAGATCGCGCTGGTGTCGCACTCGAACTTCGGCACGAGCCACGCACCGTCCGCGCAAAAGATGCGCGACGTGCTCGAGCTGCTGCGCGAACGCGCGCCTGACCTGCAGGTGGACGGCGAAATGCACGGCGACGTCGCGCTCGACGCGAACCTGCGTCGCGAAGTGCTGCCGGAATCGACGCTGGAAGGCGACGCGAATCTGCTGGTGCTGCCGAACATCGACGCTGCAAACATCTCGTACAACCTGCTGAAGACTGCGGCCGGCAACAACATCGCGATCGGCCCGATGCTGCTCGGCGCCGCGAAGCCGGTGCACGTGCTGACGGCGTCCGCGACGGTGCGCCGGATCGTCAACATGACGGCGCTGCTCGTCGCCGACGTGAGCGCGGCGCGCTAGGCGTGAGGCTCGCGCTCGTGACGGGACGGATGGCCACGAGCGCGGCCGGTCGGGAATAAAAAGAAGGCGTGCCTGCGACGGGCACGCCTCGGACGAACAGGGGAATGTCGTCCAAAATATGCCGGACGCGATTCGAGCGATCAAATTCGCATCCAGCACGGCAGACACCCAAACAGCATTTCCGCACGGCGACGAGATAATTTTATCCTCGCAGAGATAAAAATCTGTAAAGACTTGTCAAAATTACCGTATGAGGGCGGTTTTCGCCCCTTTCCGGACCTTTCCGGCGGCGCACGAACATTGATTCCAAAGGCCATTAGCGATACCCTTACGGCTTTCATGGTCGTCAAACTCGTGATCCAACAACGGGAATCCTGATTCATGGCACGCAAGTGGCTCCGCAATGGCGTGCTCGCCGCCGCACTGACGGCTGGCAGTCTCTGCGGAGGGCTGGTCCCGAACGCTTTTGCGCGAGACTATGCAGCCGCAGCAAATGTTCAGGCGCAGGGCACCGTCGCGGCGGCACAATTGCCGCGCGAAGCAGTCAATACATTGAACTTGATTGCAGCAGGCGGGCCTTACCCGTATGAGAAGGACGGCATCGTATTCGGCAATCGCGAGCGGTTGCTACCGCCGCATCGGCGCGGCTTTTATCACGAATACACCGTTCCCACGCCTCGTGCGCGTAACCGCGGCGCGCGGCGTATCGTCTGCGGCGGACCGCTGGGACGAACCGACAACTGTTTTTACTCCGACGACCACTACACCAGCTTTAAACGTATTGTTGAATGATATTGGGATGAAAGGCATGAGCGACAACGTCTACGCGCACGACACCGGAGTCGCGACGGATCTTTTCGCGGCCGGCGACGGCAACCTGTTTCAGCGCGTCATGCAGATGCGCGCCCCCGGTCACGACCGGGACAACCAGAGCGAAGCCAGCACGGTGCTTTCATCGAATGAGGGAGCCATGACTCTTTTCAAGACCGTACGACCGAATATCGTACAGTCGATTCGCGCGTTTCGCGTGCAGGATCTGGCCGACGAAGCGCAGCAGCTCGGTCAGCATTTTCTGTATGCGCAATGCGCGTGTGCGCAATCGAAACAGGAAGTGCTCGAAACGATTGCGACATCGTTTTTGTTTCCGAAGCACTTCGGCAAGAACTACGATGCGCTGTTTGACTGTCTGACCGACCTGGTTCAGAAGGCCGGCGCGCAGCCAGGTTTCGTGATCGTGCTCGAGGCATTGCCGGTTGCGCAGAAATTCGACAAGGATGGGCGCGAAACGCTGCTCGACGTGTTCCGCGAAGCGGCTGAGTTCTGGGCCGAACGCAAGGTGGCATTCCGCGTGTTTTATTCGTTTGCCTGAGCGTCTGCGAATCTTCTCCGCAGTAAAACAGCAAGGCCCGCTTTTATAGCGGGCCTTGCTGTTTTCTACGTGCGGATTTCTTTGTTCGGATCTACGTGAGTCTTACCATCCGCCCCAACGTGCAGCAAGCGCCGCCAGCACGGCGATGCCGGCAGTCTCGGTGCGCAGTACGCGAGGTCCGAGCGCGACGGCTGTGAATCCCTGCGCGATTGCCGCGGCTTCTTCGTCGGGGGAAAGGCCGCCTTCCGGGCCGATCAGCAGTGTGATGCCGTCGCTCGGCGGCTCGGCTGGCAGTGCGGCGAAGTCGAGTGCGGCACGTGGCGAAAGCAGCAGGCGTAGTTCGTTGGTGGCGGGAACGGGCGGCAGTGCGTCGAGCCATGTCGTGAAGTCGCGGACCGCTGCGACGTCGGGCACGCGATTGCGTCCGCACTGCTCGCATGAGGCGCGCACAATGCCTTGCCAATGCGCCTGTCTGCGCTGGGCGCGTTCGCCGGCGAGACGCACCACGCTGCGCGCCGTCATCAGCGGAACGAAGCTCGATGCGCCGAGTTCGACGGCCTTTTCGATCAGCCAGTCCATCTTGTCGCCGCCGGCCACGCCTTGCGCGAGCGTCAACCGGTAAGGCGGCTCCGCCTCCGACGCGCTGAATTCGCCGATCCTCACCGAGGCCGACCGGCGTTCGACTTCCACCAGCTCCGCGCGGTACTCGCCGCCTTCGCCGTTGAACAGCACCAGCGCGTCGCCCGTCTGCAGTCGCAGTACCTGCACGTGACGCATCACGTCGTCGGGAAGTGGAGTCACGTCGCCTGAGCGGAGAGATTGATCGACAAAAAAACGGGGCATCGAAGCGGCGCTCATGCAGTTACGAAATCACAAAATCACAGAGGGTGCTCAGGAGATCCGGCGCGCGAGCGCCCAGCGATAGCCGTCGAGATCCTCGATCTGCGCGAAGCGGTCGCCCCAGAACTGGTCCTGCGGTTCGCTCAACGACTTCGCGCCCGCAGCCAGTGCACGTGTATAGACCGCATCGACGTCGTCGACGTACAGATAGAACGATTGTGGCGCAACGGTCTCGGCGCTCTTCGGTGTCTTCGCGGTCGAGCCGAACGCGCCCTCGGGCGCGAACATCACGATCAGCTGATCCTGATACGTCATCTCGACGTGCATCACTGCGCCGTCGTCCTGCACGCTGTCGCGCACGGCGAAACCGAACGCCGCTTCGAAGAACGCAGTCGCCGAGCGAGCGTCGCGCACGGTCATGTACGGGGTCAACCAGGGCACACCGGTTGGGCGAGAGGCAGTCATCAATTTCTCCGGAACCAGGGGCGTCGAAGCGGTTCGCAGGCTGCGTGCCTCACGTTCGACGATCGGTGCGACCGGTCGAACGGCGGCATGCGCCGACGTCACCGCAAGGGCGGTAAGACTCCGGTTAGTTTATCGCGGGCTGCGTAAGGTTCAGCAAATAATCCGGGATGAAGTGTCGCGTCGTACCAGCGCAGGCCGTCGATGCGACGCTCGCGCCGGCGCTGTTCCGCTTGCGTCTCGGTGAGCGCGGCGGGGTCGAGCGTGTCGCTTGCGGTTGCCATCGTCCATCGCGAGCCATATAGCGGGATGAACGCGGCCATCGTACGGACCACCGCGTACGAAGCGCGCAGATCGGCGAGCAGTGCGTCGATTCGGGGCGCATGAAATTGCGGCGCGCCTAGATGCATCGACAGCGCTGCGCCCGGTGTCATCACGCGCTTCAGTGCCGCGTAGAAGTGCGGTGTGTAGAGCCCGGCCGCCGGCGAATCGGGTGGCGTCAGATCGAACACGACGAGATCGAACTGCTCGCGCGTTTGCGCGACGAACTGCGCCGCATCGCCGATGATCAGCTCGACACGCAGATCGTCCCACGCACCGTCGTGCACCTCCGGCAGATACTCGCGCGTGAGGCGAACCACATCGGCATCGAGTTCCGCGACGACGATCCGCGCGATGCCCGGATGCTTCAGCAACTGCTTAGCCGCGCCGCCGTCTCCGCCACCCAGCACGAGCGCCGCGCGCGGCGCCGGATGCGTGAGCGCGGCCGGATGAACCATGCACTCGTGATAGATGAACTCGTCGCCGGCTGAAGTCATCGGGCGGCCGTCGAGCGTGAACAGGCGACCCAGCTGCGACGTCTCCCACACCTCGATGTGCTGATAGCGCGAGTCGACGCTTGCGATGCGCGTCGCGTCCGGAAAACCGTAGACGAAGTCCGGCGCGGGCCGGAAAAGCAGCGGAGGAGTCACGGCGGCGAGTGCACGGTGCGTGGGGTGTCGATGGCCGGATTATAGTGGCCACCGCCGTGGCCGCCCTGCGTCCGCGAGTCCACGCGAAGGGCCCCGCGAACACTTCGCGAACCGCGTCGCAAATCACGTCGTGAATCACGTCCCAAACGCCACCGCGCGCGGCTCGCAGCCGACGATCTGTTAGAATGACCCGCTTTGCAGCCTCGTCCGTTTGCTCTGCCCGTCTCGCGTCTTCAGGCGCCGCATCGTGCGCGTCGGCGGACCGGCCGTCGAGCTTCCGGACCTCCGCCCGCGCCCCGCTTTTTGGACCCGATCTCCGGACTCGACATGACGACTTCGTCTCCCGCTCCCACCTCCCTGATGGCCAACGCGATCCGCGCGCTGGCGATGGACGCCGTTCAACAGGCGAATTCCGGCCACCCCGGCATGCCGATGGGCATGGCCGAAATCGGCGTGGCGCTGTGGTCGCGCCATCTGCGCCACAACCCGACCAATCCGCAATGGGCCGATCGCGATCGCTTCGTGCTGTCGAACGGTCATGGCTCGATGCTGCTGTACTCGCTGCTGCACCTCACCGGATACGATCTTCCGATCAGCGAGCTGAAGAATTTCCGCCAGATGCATTCGAAGACGCCGGGCCATCCCGAATACGGCATCACGCCGGGCGTCGAAACGACCACGGGTCCGCTCGGCCAGGGTCTCGCGAACGCGGTCGGCATGGCGCTCGCCGAAGCGCTGCTCGCCGGCGAATTCAACAAGCCTGATGCGAAAATCGTCGATCACCACACGTACGTGTTCGTCGGTGACGGCTGCCTGATGGAAGGCATTTCGCACGAAGCCTGCTCGCTCGCGGGCACGTTGAAGCTGAACAAGCTGATCG
It contains:
- a CDS encoding 16S rRNA (uracil(1498)-N(3))-methyltransferase, which translates into the protein MSAASMPRFFVDQSLRSGDVTPLPDDVMRHVQVLRLQTGDALVLFNGEGGEYRAELVEVERRSASVRIGEFSASEAEPPYRLTLAQGVAGGDKMDWLIEKAVELGASSFVPLMTARSVVRLAGERAQRRQAHWQGIVRASCEQCGRNRVPDVAAVRDFTTWLDALPPVPATNELRLLLSPRAALDFAALPAEPPSDGITLLIGPEGGLSPDEEAAAIAQGFTAVALGPRVLRTETAGIAVLAALAARWGGW
- the speE gene encoding polyamine aminopropyltransferase produces the protein MTPPLLFRPAPDFVYGFPDATRIASVDSRYQHIEVWETSQLGRLFTLDGRPMTSAGDEFIYHECMVHPAALTHPAPRAALVLGGGDGGAAKQLLKHPGIARIVVAELDADVVRLTREYLPEVHDGAWDDLRVELIIGDAAQFVAQTREQFDLVVFDLTPPDSPAAGLYTPHFYAALKRVMTPGAALSMHLGAPQFHAPRIDALLADLRASYAVVRTMAAFIPLYGSRWTMATASDTLDPAALTETQAEQRRRERRIDGLRWYDATLHPGLFAEPYAARDKLTGVLPPLR
- a CDS encoding VOC family protein, coding for MTASRPTGVPWLTPYMTVRDARSATAFFEAAFGFAVRDSVQDDGAVMHVEMTYQDQLIVMFAPEGAFGSTAKTPKSAETVAPQSFYLYVDDVDAVYTRALAAGAKSLSEPQDQFWGDRFAQIEDLDGYRWALARRIS
- a CDS encoding barstar family protein; amino-acid sequence: MKGMSDNVYAHDTGVATDLFAAGDGNLFQRVMQMRAPGHDRDNQSEASTVLSSNEGAMTLFKTVRPNIVQSIRAFRVQDLADEAQQLGQHFLYAQCACAQSKQEVLETIATSFLFPKHFGKNYDALFDCLTDLVQKAGAQPGFVIVLEALPVAQKFDKDGRETLLDVFREAAEFWAERKVAFRVFYSFA